The genomic stretch tacttaactCCAAATGAGAATATAAAACATGCAACAAACCAATTTTGGTTTAAATTGAGTCCctacaattttcattcaaaattatagaGTGAAAACTAACAGGGATAACATAGAACTTACATGGAACTCAACACAACAGAGTGGCTCACTTAGAATTTTATTACTGCGATTGTAACTGATTGTCTTTTGATCTTAGATTTGGAGTAatcttttcctcattttctttcttttaatccCTTTTATGTATGGtcacattatattattttttctcaaaaatacttaattggaaatattcaattccgttaaattgaaatttgtcacttttcaattgaatggAATTGAATAATTCCAATGGGGTAGGAGGCAACATTTTTGCTTTGTTAGGAAAATATGTAATACTGAATTAAAGGTGAAATGGAAATAAGGATTTCATTTGGGATGGTCTTATCAGATACttcagatccaaatatctgcCGATATTATAGAATTTCATAAGTGCAAACTCATTCACCACGTTCGTCCATTGTCTGCCCTCGATCATTACAGGTGGTTTATACCTTCCGATATTTTGAACCAATGCAAGAAATGGCTATAAAACAGACATGTCGTCATACAAATgcgataataaatttttataaataaagtgtTTAGTGGTTAAGTTTTTCACCCTTGTTTGTGTAAAAACATAATGTTTCATCCTGGAGACTGTGGCTGAAGTtcacaatgtaaaaaaatttgtattttccaaaactttttataaacaaaatcaCAATGCATTCGGCAAAAGCCAACCCTTTTGGGACCAAAAGTTTTGCTTTGTATTATCAAAACTTTATATTATCCTATTTCGCATCATCGACGTTTTACTGTATTATACcttattcagttttttttcatcctcttttAGTGCAGATTCACTTGATTCAAACTTGGCCCTCTCATCATCAGTGACTTGATTAGATATTACACCCAATGGATTACATGTCTCATCTATGTCAACAGATTGAGATGCAGAGCTGTTCAAGCTCCAGcgatcttctgacacctttaaaTTAGAAAGTAGAATTGATAGAGATTATACATTGATAGAGATTATACATTGATAGAAGAAATCAGAGGCATCAGAAAGGAGGTACTGGACTGacctcaatgaaaaaaattataatgagatGACACcagaatggaaaatattattatctACCATCTGGTATCACTCATACTATTTATTTCTAAGCATTTCTTCAGAAAATTGATAGGTAGGAATTTATAAACATTGCTTTATTCAGTTAGTTATAAACACAAATATACCTATGTTACAGCTTAAAGGATGAGGGGGTGCTTCCAATCCTAACTTGAGTAAGTTGCTCCACTGAGTGACACCAATCCAAGAAactccattaaaataaattctgtttaATCATCTCAAATTCTCTGCATATAACCTAGAAGTATGCTACTAAGGTATGCAGAGTTATTTCCTTTCTACTgaatgaatttataataaattacataCTTCAACCATAGCATGGAGATTTTACTAAAAGAAATCCAATTAATAACCTTACAGACTCTTCCCATTTGCTAGCAGTGTCAAGAGAGACAGGGAAATTTCCTTCTTAATTATGaatcaaatatttcaacaataGCATGGTATATGGCATGATGTTAACACAATAGAAGACATGCCATTTAATGAAAGTGCTCAACACTTGGATGCATCCAAGTGTTGAGcactttcattaaatttcaaaagGTATTTCTTGTTAATACCAAATCTATGTTTAATGTAGCCGTGAGTCTATTTTGAGGTATCTTTTGGGTTTTGATTGAATTAACATTGACTTCTGCCCATACATGAGGAACAATAGATGAGGGCTGTATTCCATTCTGTAGTCTAACATTGTTGATGCAATCTTTGAATGTAAACTTTGTGAAGTTGAGACAAAAGCTTCATGTTGATTGCTTCCTAATGTAGCAGATGGCAAAATTGTGCTGTGTGGTTATGGAACTGCATCCTGCTATGACTGCCTCTCATGCAACTTTGGGCAATACGGTAGCTCGACATAACATCGGGAACATGGTTTCAGCTGTCACACAGCAATTTGACACTCTCACCAATCCCAAACAATCCCAGATCCATGATCATGTTTGAACACACTGAATGATATGCACACATAAATGCCAGGTTTTGTCGAAACAAGGCTGATAATTGTTTTGCTATACATATTTTATCAGCCAATTATGTAAGTACAAATTtgcaagttaagacaaacagagGTCATATTTCTCTGTGAAATGGCACCGATACATAAGAAAAGCTGTTAGTAAAGGTGCATATTGATATTGAGGGGCTTCATAATGAACAGCTGGTATAGCAATTGCTATACCAGCTGTTCATTATGAGGCCCCATATTATGTTCATTATGATGGCTTAAGCCATTTTCCAGGGATTTTGAGCACCAGCTAAACCGAGCTTTCACTGCAGTTGTCAAGTTATTAGAGCCCTTAATTGAAAAAGAGTATTAATTATGTTTGGACAATTATCATAATGCACCTGTGTTGGCATAATATTGATTGTATTGTGGTACAAATGTTGGTGGCTCTTTACAGTTGTACTTGACACCACCTGTAGGAACTCTGAAGTTTATTGCCATTAATAATTCCTATGCTGCAGATGATGTTTTTTTCAGGTGTGCCCCACatacttaacccttttagtgcggcgcgccgatatatcggcttttacgttaatgttgttaaatttgaggacattgtaataaaataaacttatatatgtatcagtaaacgtataaaaatgtagtgattattgtccaatttaatctcattaataaaaaaaaaccactttgagatgtctaaaaaattaactatataaggtttatttttcctagttgctacattttattaaaataccctccgcattttttGACTGTACaccgggaagaaggatagcactaaaagggttaatggGTTGGTTGCCTGACGTTATATGACTGTTCTTggtcaaatttttcatttaaaaaaatggccacaaaaCGTCAGGcaaaatcattcatgaaatgATTTGCTGCcttattttgaactgcagcttactccagcAAGTGCACAGTGGTTACAACAGATGGCAGTtactatgcaaaatatttctatttttaaataaatttccattgttATGTAAGGCaggcctaaatttaaaaaaaatacaatttttaatgttttagatAAAAGTTAttgtttatgtaattatttaatcaagcccttgaAGGCTAACTTGCTCTGCACGAGCCCTTGTTTGTACTACAGCAGCATGTAGAATGGTTGCGTTTTTACCAAAAttcactactctaaatgtagtagtccctctgtcattatttttttgagagatattttaatgtgtataaagaacattctgtaaaattttcactagttTTCATTCAGTCcatttttagatattgacctgtgAAAATCAACGTTAATAGGCATTtggcattgtttgacaagctctagaaaaaaagaGTGAATTCTCAGTACTAAAATttatactgcaagtagtttttttttaaagtatttgactcagaaataacattttataaatgagtCTACTTTCCTTCATAAACATTTATTGTGTTAAAAAggtagtattgacaaatttttgcTGAGTTTTTACAGTGAGtgactgtcttttatgatagaaaaatttaaaagatggTTTCCCGAAGTTCTTTTTATGCTAAACACAATGGTTTTTTATacattctgatatcttttaaaatatagCTTCGAAATTAACATTTATGCAAaccacatttttcatcaaaatttgcctaGCCGCCCTTTCAAAAATGACTGCCAAAAGAAGTATGGCTTGTAAACTTTTTTCATATAGTGTTTCATGAATGTCTACTCATCAGGAACCAACgataaaaatttcaggaaaattaaaaatgttgagcaatgaattttatttacatacaatgggtgatttgaaatggaattacCCAAAATTGACACATTGAAAGAGTTACTTACTTCGGCAGATGAATAGTCATTAACTTGATTTGAGAAGTGAGTCATTGGAATTTCTTTAATACAACACCAGCCTCTTGAATCTTGTAAGCGTGATGCATTATCTTTACGAGGAAGAAGATTGCCACTGAAGTTCATTCTTTTCCTGAATATCTCTAAATAGGATGATTTCTGGTTTCGGGTTGAATTTTCCAGTTCAATTTTACTATTGCCTCTTCCATTTGGTGTACATGATTTGAGCTTAGCATACTGAACATCAGAATGTATGAAGTCATTCGATGAATGATAAGTAGGCAGGGATCTACagcttaaattaattatttttggaatggGTTTCAACATTACGATATTTTTGTAATTAACATTTGGATTATCATCCACAACTACGTCTTCATGTACtgaaatgaatgttttaaaaattaaatgaaaaatatgccttCATTGTTGATAAAATACCACAACATACTTTTCATATTCATGCAGTTCTTGATTTTTAGTGGGGTATATATACACCTGCGTATTCGGCTGGGCAACTACATTCCAAAGAATCTGAAGAAATGTAAGGATCATCATCCATACGTGACATGGCTGAAGGTAGTCCAATATTTGATTATTCTTGAAAATGGGAAACGAAGAAACTATTGTCAGAAAGATAAGGTTAAAATGCCATAGATACATATTCCATGAGTATTAAATAAtagataattaatttcatttaatcaagAGAAATATCCTAAATATTGATGACTGATTAATAGGTACAATGACAGTTTCATCCATGAGTCAGATAGGCCTATGGGCGCTAACCAGGCAGAGAGGAGACTACTTCATGGTATGATATTTTAAATGCTGCTTGAATTGACTtgggaaaggaggaaaaaggaaataaaaatgaacaggAAGGAATCGAAAAGATGGCAGGAATACGACCACTATGTGATTTAAGGGAATCAAAATCACAGCAGCAAAACCAAATTTACTCTCCTAATTGATTCACAGTCCATCCTATAAGGAAAGTCTCATCAGTCATCAAATAAAATTCTTGCACATTTATCTCCAGATAATAATTTTGGTTCACTTACATTCTTCTATGGTATGCTGAAATGATTTAGAGGCACATAATGCATTGCAGCAACCCACAAGGTTTTGAATCAGTAAAAGATAAAGCTATATCGATGTAAATCTTTTGTAGTTTAGGTTTTCAATTTAACCTAACCTGCCTTAAAAAAGGGTATTCAAGGGTGGCACGTGATATTCAAGTTTTAAGGGTGCTTTTACAAAGAGGTAATAACGgcttttcttataaaaaatgtaaaaggaaatttaaaagatGAGAACTTCTATGAAAGCACATGAAGATGCTAAAATAATCAATTGACTTGTTCTAGAGCATACATTCATTGAACCAGgggcggagctaggaattaaggctaggggggttttaggcacagctaatacttacgggtgtgggggtattgcatacccacgaaggtaagcaggagttgtgggggccctcctccagaaaaaatataagaataatggttcaaaatggcgagttttatggctttatcagggatatttgataaatcctaacactattttataagtaatactgatccaaataagtaaaatggattaaacttaaaaatttctcggagctctggggttttatcccccaaaacccccccccccctcgctgcgccactgcattgaACTGCAGAGCTGACATAAAAACACAACACAAAGCTAATGATCAAGAAAGTTGGAAGGACTCTGGCTGAGGATGACCACAACCCTGGCCCGGCGTGTGTTCTCGGTATTTTCAACACGTGTTGTcgtaggcttatggtcctaaaattttCACAGTACTCAGCTTTTTTCCCCTTAAAAATAGTAATGATGGTGTTCTTCCATAAGTCGCAAGGTATGCCAGGTCATCAtaatcaacagtcatcaatcttatgattggtttgacgcagctttttACTCAATTTTACCATCAGATTATCTTTCAACACTTACATAATTCTTCTCTTGTACGTTTTTCACCATCTACTCTAACGATTTTTCCAATGGCATAACTCTGCTGCTCTTCCCTTCCAACTGCCCTCAAACGATTAATTTGATTAGATTGTTGTCTCTGGAAGTAACCAATTAAATTGTCCTTTCTTCTACTCAGGGTTTTCAAAACTTCTCTCCTAATCTCCTTAGAACTTCCATCAGTGGGGTATTCAGGAATTTTGTTTggtgggggtccaaaatcagggaggtaatttttcaaaaacagggtacttagtagagggttttgaactaatttttatgtttcatagtagaaaaaacttcattttttaaagaaatctttaataaattcatgatttttcgatattttattttcttctttcaagcaaaatattgttgtttttatatttcgggaggtgGGGGGTCTGGACCTTCCCCTTGCTACACCACTGACTTCCACATCACTCACACAATCTATTCAtatgatcttcatcattctcctatAACACCACATTTTTAAGGGTTCCaacttttatttttctgctgCTATAATTGTCCACGCCCCACTACCATAAAGAAGTACAATCCAAATTTAAGTcctaataaatttatatttatttattcaaccatCAACATCATTTCCTATTGCTTCCTACCTTCAAACCTTAATTTTTCAGCTACCAGAAGATTCCCCTTTTTGAGGAATTCCCTTTTTGCATGGGCTACtctacctgtttgattacttctaTCATATCTTCGTGGACATCTTCAACTTCTTTAACCTTGTGATCTGTCGGTgacatgtaaacctgtaccactacagtatcAACGAGTTTCGTCTCCatctttaccataactatcctttgaTGGTATTTCATGAAGCTTTTCACAAGCATTCTACCTCAGCATGATCCCAACGCTAGCATTAATGTAAGCGATTCCATAGATATAATTCCATAGCCTCCACTCCAAAAGTTTCTGTCTTCTGGCAACTTCATTTCACTTATTCCTAGCATGTCAAGGTTCAATCTTTACatttccaccttcaagttctctagccttCCTTAGGTCCTAAGCGATCTtatattccatgttcctatcatGAGTGTCACACCACATTTAACTGATGTGCCCTCAAGAAGACACATCTGTATCTCACCTGTAGCATTCATTTTGTTGTTTTGTACACCTGGGTCAAGatattttctcctgcatttttaatagACTATATTCCAACAGAACTATGTTTCTAAAGGAATTTCGTCAATTCACATGCCTAATTTATTTGCAGTTCCCTTACTGTTGTGAGAACTTCTCACCTTAAAATTGAGGCTCCCATTTCTTCTTCAACTTCACTTTCCACTACTTCTGTAGAACAACTGTCCGTGCGGTACAACTCTTCACTTTTTCTCAAATGTCAATTATAAGTTCtacatttttattccttcattacAAGTTTTGCCCTTTTCCTTTAAGTGGTTTGTCACTACCTTATTAGCAGTTTCTATCTGTCCGTGGACAAGATTGTTTTGAAGGTCTTTGTATGCATCCTACCTTCTTATTTCTCAGGCCTTTCTAGCTTAGTCATTCCGTATTCTCTTGTAGCAATCGTTATTCAGTTTCTTCATTCTCTAACTTCCTTCAAACTTCAATTATACCCATGACTTCTAGCGTTACCACTGATTTTTTCgaactattttctttttttcttctctgaaGAATTTCCTTCGCTGCTTCCTGTAGCCCACTAGTGTTTTTCAAGCTCTCTTCCACTGATTTTGTGTATGTATTGGGAGAAAGTTAATCGAAACTAatggaataattaatattttatatcacccaaaagaaatattaacagcACACAACACAGATAAATTACTGAGATGTAGCATGGCTGTGATCGTGAGTTAGGCAAGGAAGTTTTACATACGCATTTCCTGACCGACATGGTAGGTAGTAGTTTAAGCATAATTACTATAAAACACttgccaaaattaaataaaactcatattaaattagtatttaaagAGAATGACACATGCCTATGCAATATACCTGCCCAATTCTGAATGATCCCTCAATGAGATAAGTTTTCAATTGATATCGTACAAACGCAACACGGTCAATGAAGAAAAGATGGGACTAATCAAGAGCGTAAACATGAATAAAAACTACGAGAAAGTCCTGTGCGAAAACAAGTAATGACATACCAAAAACGTTGCCACTGCCTAATTGTAAATTATAGTTTCGATAAAATTGATTCCAGATATCTACTTCCTCGAACTTAAAGAATGGAGGGATGACAACAGAATGCCATTGGTCCAAAGAATCCGGCCGTTCATTGGTTATTAAAATAAAGGTCTTCCCTGTGGATTAAAAATTGCCTCGTTCTAATACATCTGCTCCGTTATCTCTCCAGCTGAAGCGATAAATACTTTTCGAGCTTATTTCCaggattaatttaaattttacttcttGAGCCATTCCCGAAGTTTCCAAAAACTTCAAGTGAAATAACGTTTGTGTTTTGTCAAATGTCATGCCGTGTGCACGAGCGAGGGTGGTGAagaatttaaattgttgttccttTCGAAAATATGGAATTTTTCGAAACCCCTTCTTGGGATGGGGACATTGGTGCTGATAATCTGTCCCATGACCTATTTAGACCTCACATTGTAAGCCTCTATTCTACTACTGTTTATAGTGAAGTTTGTTTAGTTATGCATTGTGTGTTTATAGTTAGTTGTCGGTCCTTGGACAATAATTCTTCAGTTTTGCTTTGTGATAGGTGGTGCGGTGAGCTCCTTAGGGTTCAATATTGTGCTGCTTTACTGCTTGATAACATAAAATGACATTGTGAAAATGCTATGCCAGTCTTCGGGATTCATTAATGTTACTCCATATGATTTTCAAGGCTCCCTTAAAACATTAGTTATAGATTCTTTTATTTAGCTTTATTAAAAAAGTAcgaatcttaaatattttcttcttcattgGTCGACAACTGGCCATAGGTCTCCAGAGCCAAAGTTCCCaagaaaaggaagagaaataaGTATCCAAGATCATCTGAGGGTCATGAGCTTTCAAATTCCGTGGACTGCCCTGCCGAAGAACCGAAGGTAGATTGTATTACAGGCTCATACTATTGCATTTCTTGCTATCATGCATTGTAAATCTTCTCTCTAGTGAACTGTGTTTATGCATTTTATGATATCATTGTTAGTGGTTTCATGAATCTATTGAACACCTAATGGAAATAGCCATTAAGGGCTAGAGAGTCAGGCTTCATAGTATCAATAATTTGTAAAGGGTCATGATCTTTTTTA from Ischnura elegans chromosome 7, ioIscEleg1.1, whole genome shotgun sequence encodes the following:
- the LOC124162950 gene encoding uncharacterized protein LOC124162950 isoform X2, which gives rise to MSRMDDDPYISSDSLECSCPAEYAVHEDVVVDDNPNVNYKNIVMLKPIPKIINLSCRSLPTYHSSNDFIHSDVQYAKLKSCTPNGRGNSKIELENSTRNQKSSYLEIFRKRMNFSGNLLPRKDNASRLQDSRGWCCIKEIPMTHFSNQVNDYSSAEVSEDRWSLNSSASQSVDIDETCNPLGVISNQVTDDERAKFESSESALKEDEKKLNKGSNKIDENHTHVLESSHSISTGVAKSKSACEGHDNIRKRDLNLITNKYSSMSCIDKNHVFTNQNKTPKNVARPAVCEESKEVNQLYDEKKTPKVGREPLKSKSLKLVTERKVERMPSEKITANSVDAQLETLNMKNSSKLPKSNKNMKTDSNSSFNLEFLLERHRRESQLLKKINGDSFKNAVV